Proteins from one Chitinophaga oryzae genomic window:
- a CDS encoding mechanosensitive ion channel family protein, whose amino-acid sequence MHYSPILAGEWTGYQALILDKLYRWGTAAIKMLPNLVLAIIVLVVFWLMARLVRGLANRLVWRVTETAAISGLIASTVYLLVLLVGLFISLNVLRLDKAVTSLLAGAGIIGLALGFAFQDLTANFISGIFITFRKPFAVGHIIETNGFTGTVNNIRLRSTTMITADGLHVIIPNKDIFQKPIINHSLTPLRRISLTFTLPAGERLPEAEKIMLDIVRQSKVVMTDRPRTVRFDSIDGSNVKALLCCWVNNEQEGTYEDTVHELIVNVAGALKKGGIL is encoded by the coding sequence ATGCATTATTCTCCGATATTGGCCGGTGAGTGGACCGGCTACCAGGCGCTGATACTCGACAAGTTGTACAGGTGGGGGACCGCGGCAATAAAGATGTTGCCGAACCTGGTCCTGGCCATTATCGTACTGGTCGTTTTCTGGCTGATGGCCCGGCTGGTGCGCGGCCTTGCCAACCGGCTGGTATGGAGGGTCACCGAAACGGCGGCCATTTCCGGGCTGATAGCCAGCACTGTTTACCTGCTGGTGCTGCTGGTAGGCCTCTTCATTTCGCTGAACGTGCTGCGGCTGGACAAAGCCGTAACCTCGCTGCTGGCCGGTGCGGGGATTATTGGCCTGGCGCTGGGCTTTGCTTTCCAGGACCTCACCGCCAATTTTATCTCCGGTATCTTTATCACTTTCCGCAAGCCTTTTGCCGTAGGGCATATCATCGAAACCAATGGATTTACCGGCACGGTCAATAATATCCGGCTGCGCTCCACCACGATGATCACGGCCGACGGTTTACATGTGATCATTCCCAACAAGGATATTTTTCAGAAACCGATCATCAATCATTCCCTGACGCCCCTGCGGCGTATTTCCCTCACGTTTACCTTACCAGCCGGCGAACGTCTGCCGGAGGCGGAAAAAATTATGTTGGACATTGTACGGCAAAGCAAGGTGGTAATGACCGACCGGCCCCGTACCGTGCGTTTCGACAGCATCGATGGCAGCAATGTAAAAGCGCTGCTCTGCTGTTGGGTGAACAATGAACAGGAAGGCACTTATGAAGATACCGTGCATGAACTGATCGTGAATGTAGCGGGAGCGCTGAAGAAAGGCGGCATACTCTGA
- a CDS encoding GNAT family N-acetyltransferase, with protein MTPAENMTIALLERHDALPYDLLLLADPSREMIDAYISESRVYLARIGDERVGVYVLTPLDDKRAEVKNIAVQESWQGKGLGKQLLADAAIKARELGFEILVIGTGNSSVAQLYLYQRSGFEITAIRKDFFVQHYPEPIYENGIPCKHMIMLEKIL; from the coding sequence ATGACGCCCGCTGAAAATATGACGATTGCACTGCTGGAACGGCACGATGCCCTTCCGTACGACCTGTTACTGCTGGCCGACCCGTCGCGGGAGATGATTGACGCGTATATCAGCGAATCCCGTGTGTATCTTGCCCGGATCGGCGATGAACGTGTAGGCGTATACGTGCTGACGCCTCTCGATGATAAAAGAGCCGAGGTGAAAAATATTGCCGTACAGGAAAGCTGGCAGGGAAAAGGGCTGGGCAAACAGCTGCTGGCCGATGCCGCCATTAAGGCCAGGGAGCTGGGCTTTGAGATACTGGTTATCGGTACGGGGAATTCCAGCGTGGCGCAGTTGTATCTCTACCAGCGCAGTGGTTTCGAGATCACTGCGATCCGTAAAGATTTTTTTGTGCAACATTATCCCGAGCCTATCTATGAAAACGGGATACCGTGCAAACATATGATCATGCTGGAAAAAATCCTGTGA
- a CDS encoding ABC transporter permease, whose amino-acid sequence MFKSYFLTTWRNLVKNKFYSLINIAGLTTGLAVGLLILLWVQDERSFDRFHQRADHLYRLQNRVGTGISRHIWTVTNAPVAVNAQARLPEVKGMMRMTGNGVYSSFRYNNQLFPANKSFFADTTLFSIFDFPLVQGNAARPFTDAHTVVMTETAARKYFGKENPLGKVIVANDKTSFTVSGIIKDFPRNSSIQGELFFPMQLLNDMHRAGKGKDCDHEWEEFDFQTYLLLQPGTDKAALANQLRNIHLEHEPNDTDIEYLLQPLVSMHLFDADGGDEGMQTVRIFTIIAMLILAISAINYVNLSTARAALRAKEVSVRKIIGAERKQLFLQFILETAFLFLLSLVLALMLAEALLPLFNRLSGKVLVIDLMSGRLWILTGIIGVTTLAVSSIYPALMLSAFEPLKALKGVLTGGIRDVAFRRVLVVGQFAISIGLITGTLIIGQQLHFMRTKNPGYDKEHVLMCWMPQGNAHYDAIRERMLREPEIKSMVRASGNIAMLGIQSGDTQWEGKEKGETVMVYPLSVEKDFIPFFKMQLMAGNNFSGTPADSGHYILNETAVKEMGLKDPVGQRFSLWKRQGTIVGVIKDFHFASLREKIEPVVLYYEPQRAGLLLMKTDGRGASGAITALKEVWQQYNPDIPFEYHFMDETFDDIYRSDQRTGSLFNVFAGIAIFVSCLGLLGLTAYTAQVRTREIGVRKVLGAGVSSIVRLLTLDFIRLILVANVIALPVSWWAMSRWLNEFAYRIPLSWTVFLFSGTIALLIALFTISFQSVKAAMANPVKSLRTE is encoded by the coding sequence ATGTTTAAAAGTTACTTCCTGACCACATGGCGTAACCTGGTAAAAAACAAATTTTACTCTTTGATCAATATTGCCGGTCTTACTACCGGGCTGGCGGTTGGTTTGCTGATCCTGCTGTGGGTACAGGACGAGCGCAGCTTCGACCGGTTCCACCAGCGGGCCGATCATTTGTACCGTCTTCAGAACAGGGTGGGCACCGGTATCAGCCGCCACATCTGGACCGTTACCAACGCGCCTGTTGCCGTGAACGCACAGGCCCGGCTGCCCGAAGTAAAAGGCATGATGCGCATGACAGGAAACGGTGTGTATTCCTCCTTCCGGTACAACAACCAGCTGTTTCCTGCCAACAAATCTTTCTTTGCAGATACCACCCTCTTCAGCATTTTTGATTTTCCCCTCGTTCAGGGAAATGCGGCGAGGCCATTTACCGATGCACATACGGTGGTAATGACAGAAACAGCGGCGCGTAAATATTTCGGCAAAGAAAACCCTTTGGGAAAGGTGATCGTAGCCAATGACAAGACCAGCTTCACGGTGAGCGGTATCATCAAAGATTTTCCACGGAACTCCTCCATACAGGGTGAATTGTTTTTTCCCATGCAGTTACTGAACGATATGCATCGTGCCGGCAAGGGAAAAGACTGTGACCATGAATGGGAAGAATTCGATTTTCAGACATACCTGCTGTTGCAGCCCGGTACGGACAAAGCCGCACTGGCGAATCAATTGCGGAACATACACCTGGAGCATGAACCGAATGATACCGATATAGAGTACCTGTTACAACCGCTGGTCAGCATGCACCTGTTCGATGCAGACGGCGGCGATGAGGGTATGCAGACAGTGCGGATCTTCACCATCATAGCAATGCTGATACTGGCTATTTCTGCCATCAATTATGTGAATCTGTCCACTGCGCGGGCGGCATTGCGGGCCAAAGAAGTGAGTGTGCGGAAAATCATTGGCGCAGAAAGAAAGCAGTTGTTTTTACAGTTTATACTCGAAACTGCTTTTCTGTTCCTGTTGTCACTCGTACTGGCATTAATGCTGGCAGAAGCGCTGTTGCCGCTGTTCAACCGGTTGTCGGGCAAGGTGCTGGTGATTGACCTGATGAGCGGACGCCTTTGGATACTGACAGGTATTATCGGCGTGACTACGCTGGCGGTGTCCAGCATTTATCCAGCTTTGATGCTGTCGGCCTTTGAACCGTTGAAAGCGCTGAAAGGAGTGCTGACAGGCGGTATCCGCGATGTGGCTTTCCGCAGGGTGCTGGTGGTGGGGCAGTTTGCCATTTCCATCGGGCTGATAACGGGCACGCTGATCATTGGGCAGCAGCTGCATTTTATGCGGACAAAAAATCCCGGTTACGATAAAGAGCATGTACTCATGTGCTGGATGCCGCAGGGCAATGCGCACTACGATGCTATCCGTGAACGGATGCTGCGGGAGCCTGAGATCAAAAGCATGGTGAGGGCTTCCGGCAATATTGCCATGCTGGGCATACAGTCCGGGGACACCCAATGGGAAGGAAAAGAGAAAGGCGAAACAGTGATGGTATATCCGCTCAGTGTGGAAAAAGACTTTATCCCGTTTTTTAAGATGCAGCTGATGGCCGGGAATAATTTTTCCGGCACCCCGGCTGATTCCGGCCACTATATCCTGAATGAAACCGCCGTGAAGGAGATGGGCCTCAAAGATCCGGTGGGGCAGCGTTTTAGCCTGTGGAAGCGGCAAGGGACGATTGTGGGCGTTATTAAAGATTTTCACTTTGCTTCGCTGAGAGAAAAGATAGAGCCGGTAGTGTTGTATTATGAGCCGCAGCGCGCCGGCCTGCTGTTAATGAAAACCGACGGTCGGGGGGCGTCCGGCGCTATTACGGCCTTAAAAGAGGTGTGGCAGCAATACAATCCGGATATACCGTTCGAATATCATTTCATGGATGAAACGTTTGACGATATTTACCGGTCGGACCAGCGGACGGGCAGCCTGTTCAATGTATTTGCCGGTATTGCCATCTTCGTGTCCTGTCTGGGGTTACTGGGGCTGACAGCCTATACAGCGCAGGTGCGTACCCGTGAGATCGGCGTCCGCAAGGTGCTGGGGGCCGGCGTCAGCAGTATTGTCCGTTTGCTGACGCTGGATTTTATCCGGTTAATATTGGTCGCTAACGTTATTGCTTTACCTGTATCGTGGTGGGCTATGAGCCGGTGGCTGAACGAATTTGCGTACCGTATTCCGCTCAGCTGGACCGTCTTCCTTTTTTCCGGGACCATAGCTTTGCTGATAGCACTTTTTACCATCAGTTTTCAATCTGTCAAGGCTGCCATGGCCAATCCTGTCAAAAGTCTGAGAACAGAATAA
- a CDS encoding SIP domain-containing protein, producing the protein METTTLRQRRLGFLEKTINRQGSVLDVRHWDPSGFCEIDLHLPGVNMQNWQSPPHIKCRVAPYHYRDYTPARWNATLRTCTLFIDTSHEGPGSQWAQSLVPGDVFHYLGADGTRQKIIQGSHLVMLGDRSAIGHFNGLQQLAASHNWISGMVVIPDEAHRHQFATAFPELPLETLPDADTLLAQLEQQALHPSWQYYLAGNSHLVVAARKILKARGCPANHIQALGFWK; encoded by the coding sequence ATGGAAACAACAACTTTACGTCAACGCCGTCTGGGATTTCTCGAGAAAACCATCAACCGGCAAGGATCTGTGCTGGACGTTCGTCACTGGGATCCATCCGGTTTCTGTGAAATAGATCTTCACCTTCCCGGTGTGAACATGCAAAACTGGCAATCACCCCCGCATATCAAATGCCGCGTGGCGCCTTATCACTATCGCGACTATACGCCGGCACGCTGGAACGCCACCCTCCGCACCTGCACCCTTTTTATTGACACCAGCCACGAAGGCCCCGGCAGCCAATGGGCGCAAAGCCTTGTCCCTGGCGATGTATTTCACTACCTCGGGGCTGACGGTACCCGGCAGAAAATTATTCAGGGCTCTCACCTGGTGATGCTGGGAGACAGAAGCGCGATTGGACATTTCAACGGACTGCAGCAACTGGCCGCTTCCCACAACTGGATATCCGGCATGGTGGTCATCCCGGACGAAGCGCACCGCCACCAGTTTGCAACGGCATTTCCCGAGCTGCCACTGGAAACCTTACCCGACGCGGACACGCTGCTGGCCCAACTGGAACAGCAGGCACTGCATCCCTCCTGGCAATACTATCTCGCAGGCAACTCACATCTCGTAGTGGCGGCCAGGAAAATATTAAAAGCAAGGGGTTGCCCCGCCAATCACATACAGGCGCTGGGCTTCTGGAAATAA
- a CDS encoding helix-turn-helix domain-containing protein, protein MRSKRQKKKQVPVHKADFGNGIEIKYTQIQPGTMAALEPHRDDYFVFFLQDNGEMELMIDFSLQRTKGKSIGYIAPGQVHHYTNKGTVSGWFLAVDIPLVQDAWRNIFEDAKGLLQCLPLDDIAPFSQCLQLVMQYDQYSNADALQRKVLHSLIDAYVGMVATAFLQANDDSRQQTDRAAIISRQFKELVKEHFLTLKSPAAYADKMNLSLSYLNEMVKGHTGFPVSHWIQQESLREAKRLLYYTDLTTKEIAFRTGFEDHTYFARVFRKLAGETPLTFRARYRDLSNLSL, encoded by the coding sequence ATGCGCAGCAAACGACAAAAGAAAAAACAGGTGCCCGTTCACAAAGCCGATTTTGGCAACGGGATAGAAATTAAATACACCCAGATACAACCCGGCACCATGGCTGCACTGGAGCCACATCGCGATGACTACTTTGTCTTCTTCCTACAGGACAACGGTGAAATGGAACTCATGATCGATTTCTCGCTCCAGCGCACTAAAGGCAAAAGCATCGGGTACATCGCACCCGGACAGGTACATCACTATACCAATAAAGGCACTGTCTCCGGCTGGTTCCTGGCAGTAGACATCCCGCTGGTGCAGGACGCATGGCGCAATATTTTTGAAGATGCCAAAGGCTTGCTGCAATGCCTTCCCCTGGACGACATCGCCCCTTTTTCCCAATGCCTGCAGCTGGTCATGCAGTACGACCAGTACTCCAACGCTGATGCGCTGCAACGTAAAGTGCTGCATTCCCTCATCGATGCCTACGTGGGCATGGTGGCCACCGCCTTCCTGCAGGCCAACGACGACAGCCGGCAACAGACAGACCGCGCGGCCATTATCTCCCGGCAGTTCAAGGAACTGGTAAAAGAACACTTCCTCACGCTGAAAAGCCCCGCTGCCTACGCAGATAAAATGAACCTCTCCCTTTCCTACCTCAACGAAATGGTGAAAGGACATACCGGTTTCCCCGTAAGCCACTGGATTCAGCAGGAGTCCTTACGGGAAGCCAAACGGCTGCTCTACTATACAGACCTTACCACCAAAGAAATCGCTTTCCGTACCGGCTTTGAAGATCATACCTATTTTGCCCGCGTATTCCGGAAACTGGCAGGCGAAACGCCCCTGACCTTCAGAGCCAGATACCGCGATTTGTCCAATCTTTCCCTTTGA
- a CDS encoding NAD(P)-dependent oxidoreductase: protein MVAFLGMGLLGSNFVRAMISKGMQVQVWNRTASRATALEAYGAKAFENAADAVKGADRIHLTLKDDASVDEVLAAASAGFKPGAIIIDHTTTSAEGAVQRTKAWKERGFIYQHAPVFMGPANALDSSGNMLVSGDQELIAQLEPELSKLTGQVLNFGPEAGKAAAIKLMGNLFLVTFTSGLSDMLSLCKALNIQLNEVYTLFSAWNPGAQVAPRLKRMTAGTYDSPSWELNMARKDTQLFLNAAAEKGTHLAVIPAIAEEMDRWIAKGHGNQDWTIIAKDNIPA from the coding sequence ATGGTAGCATTTTTAGGTATGGGCCTGCTGGGATCTAACTTTGTCAGGGCAATGATCAGCAAAGGAATGCAGGTACAGGTATGGAACCGCACCGCCTCCCGTGCAACAGCACTGGAAGCTTACGGCGCCAAAGCATTTGAAAATGCGGCAGATGCCGTAAAAGGAGCAGACAGGATTCATCTTACCCTGAAAGACGACGCGTCTGTAGATGAGGTGTTAGCCGCCGCCAGCGCCGGATTCAAGCCGGGCGCCATTATCATAGATCATACCACTACTTCCGCCGAAGGCGCCGTTCAACGCACCAAAGCATGGAAAGAACGTGGCTTCATTTACCAGCATGCACCCGTATTCATGGGCCCCGCCAACGCACTGGACAGCAGCGGCAATATGCTCGTTTCCGGCGACCAGGAGCTGATCGCTCAACTGGAACCGGAGCTGTCAAAGCTGACCGGCCAGGTGCTCAATTTCGGACCGGAAGCAGGCAAAGCGGCCGCCATTAAACTGATGGGCAACCTCTTCCTCGTGACCTTCACCTCCGGCCTCTCCGATATGCTGTCGCTCTGCAAAGCGCTGAACATACAGCTGAACGAAGTATATACGCTGTTCAGCGCCTGGAACCCCGGCGCACAGGTAGCCCCCAGGCTCAAACGTATGACGGCCGGCACTTACGACAGCCCCTCCTGGGAGCTCAACATGGCCCGCAAAGACACACAGCTGTTCCTCAACGCCGCTGCCGAAAAGGGTACTCACCTCGCCGTTATCCCGGCCATCGCGGAAGAAATGGACCGCTGGATAGCCAAAGGACACGGCAACCAGGACTGGACCATCATCGCTAAAGATAATATCCCGGCATAA
- a CDS encoding glycerophosphodiester phosphodiesterase family protein has product MIKKLFLATALLAQLSTQAQKMHVLNIRNSKELQAFLRYTGKDIPFISGHRGGVNKGFPENSIAAFENTLRHTPATFEIDPRLTKDSAIVLMHDATLDRTTTGTGKVSDYTLAELKQLKLKDVEGNVTEYRIPTLQEAITWAKGKTVLILDKKDVPFEMTASLITQNKAEGHVMITVHTAKEARWYYDRNKDFVFEAFVKTPEAMAEYEAAGIPWSHIMAYVGPDNKPQLQPLYEALHQRGVMCMISTAPTYDKQPDAATRAAAYQAIIRDGASLIEADRSIEAAAAIQSLIPAKSDKQRFFGRK; this is encoded by the coding sequence ATGATAAAAAAATTGTTTCTGGCGACAGCCCTGCTGGCACAGCTGTCCACACAAGCACAAAAAATGCATGTGCTCAACATCCGCAACAGCAAAGAACTACAGGCGTTCCTCCGTTATACCGGCAAAGACATTCCTTTCATCAGCGGCCATCGTGGCGGCGTCAATAAAGGCTTCCCGGAAAACAGCATCGCTGCCTTTGAAAACACCCTGCGGCATACTCCCGCCACTTTTGAAATAGATCCGCGGCTCACCAAAGACAGCGCCATCGTGCTCATGCACGACGCCACGCTGGACCGTACCACCACCGGCACCGGCAAAGTGTCCGATTACACGCTGGCGGAACTGAAACAGCTGAAACTCAAAGATGTGGAAGGAAATGTAACGGAATACCGCATCCCCACGCTGCAGGAAGCCATTACCTGGGCCAAAGGAAAAACGGTCCTGATCCTCGATAAAAAAGACGTGCCTTTTGAAATGACGGCCAGCCTCATCACCCAAAACAAAGCGGAAGGCCATGTGATGATCACCGTACATACCGCGAAAGAAGCCCGCTGGTACTACGACCGCAACAAGGACTTTGTGTTTGAAGCCTTCGTCAAAACACCGGAAGCCATGGCAGAATATGAAGCCGCCGGCATTCCATGGTCCCACATCATGGCCTATGTAGGACCGGACAACAAACCACAGCTGCAACCACTGTACGAAGCGCTCCACCAACGCGGCGTGATGTGCATGATTTCCACAGCGCCCACCTACGACAAACAACCCGATGCCGCCACCCGCGCCGCCGCCTACCAGGCCATCATCCGCGATGGCGCCAGCCTCATAGAGGCCGACCGCTCCATCGAAGCCGCTGCCGCCATCCAAAGCCTGATACCCGCTAAAAGCGATAAACAACGGTTCTTCGGCAGGAAATGA
- a CDS encoding sensor histidine kinase, translating to MLLNTVAIPGVILTLYFCVLNLIQHRPLLALVNIIHTLADLLVLYLNKRQRYLQARAAVIIFSLLLYGVSGFFFRNGVEFYLILILVLIYLIYDNKWLLGFLSVLIISVIAFVYYAPVIWYLEPLVPSGRVLVNLVIALSLVVIALLYFKSVHTEYQQETEEQRKALDILNRDKIKLFSIIAHDIRSPLATLEGLLLMFSNNHYSEKDMKSAAVELHLKVSQLGETLNNLLRWTAGQMKGLHTVPAMLPLAPLVSDALGTFEPNVRQKEIQLDLSIAEDVQVFADVNQLMIVLRNLISNAVKFSHQGGKITIHATMEDKNICLHVNDQGVGMDPDRQATLFSFGYKPSYGTAGERGSGIGLVLCAEFIRQNNGDISVESEPGKGTTFRLTLPRSGGEAPEETGEDW from the coding sequence ATGCTGCTGAATACCGTGGCGATTCCCGGCGTAATACTCACGCTGTATTTCTGTGTCCTCAACCTGATACAGCATCGTCCTTTACTGGCGCTGGTGAACATTATCCACACGCTTGCCGACCTGCTGGTCCTGTATCTCAATAAAAGACAGCGTTACCTGCAGGCGCGCGCCGCGGTGATCATATTCAGCCTTCTCCTGTACGGCGTCTCCGGGTTCTTTTTCCGGAACGGCGTAGAGTTTTATCTTATCCTGATACTGGTACTCATTTATCTCATTTATGATAATAAATGGTTATTAGGCTTCCTTTCTGTATTGATCATCTCCGTGATTGCCTTTGTTTATTACGCGCCGGTAATATGGTACCTGGAGCCGTTGGTCCCTTCCGGCAGAGTACTGGTGAACCTGGTCATCGCCCTGAGCCTGGTGGTCATCGCCCTGCTTTATTTTAAAAGCGTACATACGGAATATCAACAGGAGACGGAAGAACAGCGCAAAGCGCTGGATATCCTGAACCGCGACAAAATAAAACTGTTCTCCATTATCGCCCACGATATCCGCAGCCCGCTGGCCACACTGGAAGGGCTGTTGCTCATGTTCAGCAATAACCACTACAGCGAAAAGGACATGAAATCTGCCGCGGTGGAACTCCATCTGAAAGTGTCCCAGCTGGGAGAAACGCTCAATAACCTGCTGCGCTGGACGGCCGGACAAATGAAAGGACTGCACACTGTTCCCGCCATGCTGCCCCTGGCGCCGCTGGTAAGCGATGCGCTGGGCACTTTTGAGCCGAATGTGCGGCAGAAGGAGATTCAGCTGGACCTGTCCATTGCAGAAGATGTACAGGTATTTGCAGATGTGAACCAGCTGATGATTGTATTACGCAACCTGATCAGCAATGCCGTTAAATTCAGCCATCAGGGCGGGAAAATCACCATCCATGCTACCATGGAAGATAAAAATATATGTCTGCATGTAAATGACCAGGGCGTAGGAATGGACCCTGACCGGCAGGCCACCCTGTTCTCTTTCGGTTATAAACCCAGCTACGGTACGGCAGGCGAACGGGGATCGGGCATCGGCCTGGTGCTGTGTGCCGAATTTATCCGGCAGAACAACGGGGATATTTCCGTGGAAAGTGAACCGGGCAAAGGCACCACTTTTCGGTTGACATTACCCCGCAGCGGGGGAGAGGCGCCGGAGGAAACAGGAGAAGACTGGTAG
- a CDS encoding RNA polymerase sigma-70 factor, which produces MPAYHVYEDSELLDFMKSGNEAAFDEIYHRHWHTLYHAAYYLLQEEAPAMDIVQDVFVWFWEHRDHLVLTTLRGYLLMAVRYKAANYFRRRKVRAAFAAETAMQAREEGALDHALELKELKAVIAHFTATLPDRCREVFQLSRQDHLSNREIARQLGISEKTVENQLTIALKKLRVRLGSMSLLM; this is translated from the coding sequence ATGCCCGCTTACCACGTATACGAGGACAGTGAACTGCTTGACTTTATGAAGTCGGGCAATGAAGCCGCATTTGATGAAATCTACCACCGCCACTGGCATACCCTCTATCACGCCGCCTATTACCTGTTGCAGGAAGAAGCGCCCGCTATGGACATCGTACAGGACGTATTCGTCTGGTTCTGGGAACATCGCGACCACCTGGTGCTGACCACCCTGCGGGGGTATCTCCTGATGGCGGTACGTTATAAAGCCGCCAACTATTTCCGCCGCCGGAAAGTACGCGCCGCCTTTGCCGCAGAAACAGCCATGCAGGCCCGTGAAGAAGGCGCCCTCGACCACGCGCTGGAACTGAAAGAACTGAAAGCCGTGATCGCTCACTTCACCGCCACACTGCCCGACCGCTGCCGGGAAGTATTCCAACTGAGCCGGCAGGACCACTTGTCGAACCGTGAAATCGCCCGTCAACTGGGCATTTCGGAGAAAACGGTGGAAAACCAACTGACGATTGCATTGAAGAAATTAAGAGTAAGACTGGGAAGTATGAGTTTGTTGATGTGA
- a CDS encoding FecR family protein, which yields MEQEKLQHLFGKISDGTATDEEMALYLRYCASAEQEGERMLPPPGTKGVEERMLEAIHQRTGRGKPRRMRWYWYAAAAMLTGLIALAVYLKPARHAARPALATAVQQDLPAGSDKAVLTLANGKKITLGTADDEALARQAGLRVYRSDSGEIVYEATGAGSGFHEIATPRGGQYRVVLQDGSKVWLNAASSLRYPATFTGSTRTVQLKGEAYFEIAGNARQPFIVQTPSQQVEVLGTHFNVNAYDDNTHTQTTLLEGRVKVSAGGNGLILRPGEQARLTHQGALSKAPADANAAIAWKNGYFIFNETYLTEVLQQLSRWYDVEADLKTIPTMRYNGVIPRNVPLSKALEMLEFTGGVKFSVNNNKISIRH from the coding sequence ATGGAACAGGAAAAACTACAACATTTATTCGGTAAGATCAGCGACGGCACTGCCACGGACGAGGAAATGGCCTTGTATCTGCGGTATTGCGCATCCGCTGAGCAGGAGGGCGAACGCATGCTGCCACCGCCTGGTACCAAAGGGGTGGAGGAGCGGATGCTGGAGGCCATTCACCAGCGTACCGGCCGCGGAAAACCGCGCCGTATGAGGTGGTACTGGTATGCTGCAGCAGCTATGCTGACCGGCCTCATTGCGCTGGCGGTATACCTGAAACCGGCAAGGCATGCTGCCAGGCCGGCACTGGCTACAGCCGTGCAACAAGACCTCCCGGCCGGCAGCGATAAAGCAGTGCTGACCCTCGCCAACGGTAAAAAGATCACGCTGGGAACAGCCGATGATGAGGCGCTGGCAAGGCAGGCTGGTCTGCGGGTGTACCGGAGCGACAGCGGCGAGATCGTCTATGAGGCCACCGGCGCCGGTAGCGGTTTCCATGAAATAGCCACCCCCCGCGGCGGACAATACCGGGTAGTACTACAGGACGGCAGCAAAGTATGGCTCAATGCCGCTTCTTCCCTTCGTTATCCGGCCACCTTCACCGGCAGCACCCGGACAGTGCAACTCAAGGGAGAGGCCTACTTCGAAATTGCCGGTAACGCCCGTCAGCCTTTCATCGTGCAAACACCATCGCAACAGGTGGAAGTATTAGGCACGCATTTCAATGTAAACGCCTACGATGACAATACGCATACGCAGACGACATTGCTCGAAGGCCGCGTAAAAGTCAGCGCAGGCGGCAACGGACTGATATTACGTCCCGGAGAACAGGCCCGCCTCACCCACCAGGGCGCCTTGTCCAAAGCCCCGGCAGACGCGAACGCCGCCATCGCCTGGAAAAACGGGTATTTTATTTTTAATGAAACGTATCTCACGGAAGTGTTGCAACAACTCTCCCGCTGGTATGATGTAGAGGCAGATCTCAAAACAATTCCAACAATGCGTTACAACGGCGTTATTCCACGGAACGTACCGCTGTCAAAAGCTTTGGAGATGCTCGAATTCACCGGCGGCGTAAAATTCAGCGTGAACAATAACAAAATCAGTATCAGACATTAA